One window from the genome of Syntrophales bacterium encodes:
- a CDS encoding substrate-binding domain-containing protein — protein MKFKKYLGLVLVVFFLLSSFSPALAGERLKLSTTTSTENSGLLYVLLPPFEKMFNLKVDVVPVGTGKALKLAENGDVDVTMVHARSLEDKFVVEGYGVNRRDVMYNDFVIIGPGSDPAGIKKAKTAAEAFKLIAGKRAVFVSRADRSGTNVKELTIWKAAGINPSGRWYLESGKGMGAVLTMADEKRAYTMTDRATYLSFIGGKKISLPVLFERDHVLFNPYGIIAVNPARHSHVNYVKAMALIGWVTSQEGQKIIKEFGKEKFGRPLFIPVAVPDPQ, from the coding sequence ATGAAATTTAAAAAATATTTAGGATTAGTTCTGGTCGTCTTCTTTCTTTTATCCTCTTTCTCCCCTGCTCTTGCGGGAGAGAGACTGAAGCTTTCCACCACTACCAGCACCGAGAATTCAGGACTGCTCTACGTCCTGCTTCCCCCTTTTGAAAAAATGTTCAACTTGAAAGTAGATGTCGTTCCCGTCGGGACGGGCAAGGCCCTGAAGCTGGCGGAGAACGGGGATGTGGATGTCACCATGGTTCATGCACGCTCCCTTGAAGACAAATTTGTGGTCGAGGGCTACGGCGTCAACCGCAGAGATGTAATGTATAACGACTTCGTGATAATAGGGCCCGGGTCCGATCCGGCGGGAATTAAAAAGGCCAAAACTGCTGCTGAAGCATTCAAGCTGATCGCCGGAAAGAGGGCTGTTTTCGTATCACGGGCGGACAGATCGGGGACAAACGTGAAAGAGCTTACGATATGGAAAGCGGCGGGCATAAACCCGTCCGGCAGATGGTATCTTGAGTCAGGTAAAGGTATGGGAGCGGTTTTGACTATGGCTGACGAAAAGAGGGCATATACAATGACGGATCGGGCGACCTATCTGTCATTTATCGGAGGGAAGAAAATCAGCCTCCCTGTCCTGTTTGAAAGAGATCATGTTCTCTTTAATCCTTACGGCATTATCGCCGTCAATCCTGCGAGGCATTCTCACGTAAATTATGTGAAGGCCATGGCCCTAATCGGCTGGGTTACCTCACAGGAGGGACAGAAGATCATCAAGGAATTTGGAAAAGAAAAGTTCGGCCGGCCCCTTTTCATTCCGGTAGCCGTGCCTGATC